One Nicotiana tabacum cultivar K326 chromosome 23, ASM71507v2, whole genome shotgun sequence genomic window, aatgtaagtgacccgccttagcctcgtcactacttcgtcgaagttaggctcagcacttaccagtacatggggtcggttgtactgatactacactctgcacttcttgtgcagattttggagttggtcccagtggcgtaccatagacttgctcgaatttcagctactcagaggagacttgaggcataactgcacggcgttcgcagttctgaagtccccgtctatttttctttagctatgtgtttatttccagacagctttattttatttcagacctttatttgtataattctagaagctcgtgtacttgtgacaccaattctgggatagtatttagacaccgttgttgttttatggattattcactatattttaaactttgcttccgcatttgtttctttgattattaataatttaaaaatcgtTTAAAAATTGggtaatattattctaacgttggctttcctagcaagtgatatattaggcgccatcatggtccgaaggtgggaatttcgggtcatgacatgCACCTTGTAATTACCGATTGCTATTACAGCCCTTGCTAGTGGAAAGGTATaactagcataccgttactgatttccctcgagtagggactaccattatatttgacttcttgcgaagaagtccacaaTTATACCGATTATATGATCCGTTCTTTGAAACATCCCAaatatgaatattgatattatacaaTGTCTACCGAGCTTATTATTGAATTGTTAATTGTATTTTATTACAAGCAAAACATGAGGAGACTGAAAAttgtttattgtttctgaaaaggcATTCTTATGATAGTTTATGTTTAATATACTAGTATATTTTCTGACTTATCCCCAattaaaaacggttgtggttaagtgttattactcactgaacTACCGACTCACTCCCCGCTGTTTTATTTTACAGAGACAGCAGGTGACGCaggcgaggatttcgttaattagagcgtATAAGTTGATATTTCTTGGTGAGCCTcacacttgttcgcgtgggcggagattttatttattgttatggtccTTTTTTtggaactcttagagtcgctccatagtcattcttttagtatcatgagtattcttttgttattatagacTTATGTTGAGTATCGCTCATTCTTATCAAAGTTGCTACTAAGTGCcagtcatgatcctaaattgggtcgtgacaggtccTTAAGGGTGGAGacttattttggttaattgataagttgttggttggttggtttgatatCAGGatggttggttttttttttcttttaaataaatccaCTAGGCGAGGTGTCTAGGGCTGGTTTTTATATatatctaaaaataaagaaaacataatGTCAATGAGTCTAAGTAGTGTAGCTGCCTATGTAATGAAATTACATACTCCCTACTATCAATCTTGAGTGATGTGCTCAAAATTGATATCACATTATGTACTAAAAAGTTGCTAAAGATAGCCACAATTCGCAATAATTCTTGTGTGTTTGCCATATTGGCCCTGCTTGTTTGTGATTTTCGACCTTGTGGTGATTATATCCTTTGCATGAAAGAGTGCATTCTCATATGTTGAGTACTTGTAAATATTTGCGATACCCAGATCTGCAGCCAAACATTGCATTTTTTCAAGTGTCTAGTACTTAATGTGCTTGGTGACTATGCCATTTTGAGCCCAGATTTTGTTCATGATCCCTGCCTTTGAATGTGAAGCTCCCCATGGAATACCTTCCTTATGTGTTATAGGTGTTGTTGATGCTAAGCAACTCTTTGTTGTCCATCTCTTGTAGCCCATATAGGCCTTTGAAAAGCAGTGCCTCGCCCATATAAAACTGGGCAGTGTTATGACCATGACCTCCTGTGTCCAGAATAGCAGCTCGATTCCTAGCCCTATGTGTGAATCTCTTCTTGAAACCTTTTCCTTGCATATCACTAATGTTGTAGGTGTAGAGAAGCTACATGTTGTCCAGCTTATGTACCATGTGAAGTGCTTCAAAATACACTGCCTCGTCCATGGAATTCTGGGCAGTGTTTGTTTCTTGTGTTTGATTCTAACCTTGTCAACTTGTATTTTGTAAACAATTGCTGAGTTGATTACTATCTTTAACACAGTAGAACAGTGGACATGAAAATTCTCATGCCAAAGTTCCCCTATAATGTCGTAATCACTCAACTGTCTCCTAAGTATCACCAATGCCATGCTTGTGCCTACCCCTACTTCCCTCTCATTGGAATGAGTACATAGTACTAATACCACCAAATGAGAGTTGTTCAAGGAATAGAGCATAGTTACAGTAATGTTTCATGCAAAAAAGAAAACTAGGTTCGCAAAAATTATGGTCACCATACTCTCCTCCATAAGGAGTTGAGCATGATGATCGTGTATATTCCAAGACTTCTCTCTTCTCCTGCTAACCCTTTCCTCCTCTCTTCCTAACTCCTTGAAAACTTTACTCTTAAATATGGGCATTGCAACTTATCACTATTGACAATTCTTCTCCATTTGACATCCAGCTCTCCAAAATTGCTACATTCCATAGGTCCATTATTCAGAGCATAGTTGGCAATGTGATTTGCCAACTGGTTATCTTCTTTGAGTGTATGTGAGATTTTAAAATGACATCTCCCCATCAACTCCCTTATCTTCTCAACATACACAGTCACAGACCATGGTGTAAATTGCCAACTGGTTATCTTCTCTGAGTGTATGTGAGATTTTCAAATGACATCTCCCCATCAACTCCCGTATCTCCTCAACATACACAGTCACAGACCATGGTGTACTCCATTTCCCTTGAATTACATTCTTAACAAGCATTGAATAAGTATGCAAATCAATAAGAATATATTAATGCTCCACACAGTATTTCAATGCTTCTAAGATGGCTCTCACCTCAGCTTCTGTGTTTGTCCCTTCTGGTATTTCCTTGCCACATGCATACACAACATTTCCTTCTTCATTCCTCAATACATATCCAAAAGAACTCCTACCTGTATTGCCCCTCGATGCTCTATCTGTgttaacttttatccatccatgcTCTGGAAGCTCCCACAATACCTTCGTGTACTTCAGTTTAGGAGTATATTGCTCCATCATATGAATCAAATATGTCCATTTATGTGGGACATTTTGAAGGCTAGGCTCTCTGACCTTTACCAGATATCGAAGAGTGGTTGATACCTGATAGATGACCCTATTCATTGATACTGCATCTCCATATTTGTAGCAGTTTCTCCTTTTCTATAATTCCCACACAATGATCGATGGTAGAGCCTGCATTATTAGTTGTTGTCTTGGAATCACCTGTGTTTTCCAACACTTCACCACAGCTTGGTGCAAAGTCAGTCCTTCAACATTTATACCTGCACATGAAAGAAAATAGTACCATACTTTCCTGGCAGCATATGACTTGAAAAATAAGTGTAGTAGTGTTTCCTCCAGAGGTTGCACACAACACCAATACCTAGAAGCCATTAAATATCCTAGCATTTTGAAAAAATCATCTAAGGGCAGCTTATTCTTCCACACTTTCCACATAAAGAATGACACTTTGAAAGGCAGTCCCTTCACCCAAATCATCCTATATGCATTGCAGGGTTCCTTCCTCTTCTTGACATATTCCCATGCAGATTTAACACTAAACTCTCCCCTTGTTTCGAGCATCTAATATGGCTTGTCCATTACCATATTATCAATAGGAGGCTTGATGTTCTAAATAATATGATTAGCCAAATCTTCAGGCAACAACATCCTTAACCTATGATCATCCCATGCTCCACTTCGAACTACTTCCCAAACATTCTGGACAGATTCATCGCAGAAGAAATCTGGTGGAGTGATGAAATAGAGGGCCCCTAATTCAGTCTAATTCTCAAACCAAAACAAGGAGGATCTCATCTTTGATTGCCATGCTATTTGGTGCTCAATATGATCCctgtattttatcatttttctccAAACATGAGAACCATTTTTTCTCCAAGGAACTACAATAGAATTCATCTTCTTGCAATATTTTTGGCTCATGAATGAGCTCCATAAGGATGGTTTAGTATGAAAATTCCACCATAGCTTGTAAAATAATGCTTTAGACACATCATGGAGTGATCTAAATCCTATTCCCCCTTCTTCTTGTGGAAAACATAATGTGTCCCAAGAATCCCAGTGTCTGCTTCCACCCTCAatcgaattactccaaaaaagtCTTGCCATGAGTTTATGAAGTTTGTTGATCACAGATGTTGGTGTATTAACTGTTGACAACAGGTGAATAGGCATGTTTTGTAACATATGTGATATCAATACTGCCCTGCCTCCTATAGATAAAAGCTTGCCCTTCCATGACTGCATTTTATTCAACACCTTGTTCATGAGTCCTTGATaaaattccatctttcttctAGCATAAAATATTGGATATCTCAAGTAATTGAATGGAAAATCCTACCTAGTAATCCCAATAATCCTTTCCACCTTCCTCACTACTTCTTCATTTGTGAGATGATGCATATACACGGCAaatttgattttattaattaactaACCTGATGCTGCTTCATAATCTGTTCAAACTTCCATGATTAATCTTAATGAAATTTCACATTAAGAAGAGAATATTATAGTGTCATCTGCATACGCCAAATGTTTGATATTAGAACTCCACTTTGGCAAACCAAATCCACAAAAAGTATAGATTCAAATGGAGAGCATTCAATCCTCTTGACATTGCCTCAACTGCTAAGATGAAAAGTGCAGGAGATAGAGGATCTCCCTGCTTAACTCCTCTTGTAGACTTGAAAAATCCATGCGGTTGCCCATTGATAAGCACTGAATACCaattgtttgatatgattccAAACACCCAGCCAATGAACCTCTCAGCAAAGCCCATCTTCCTCAACATTTTGGTTAGAAATGTCCATGAAAGTCTGTCATACGCCTTAGTCAAATCCAGCTTGATTACAACATTAAGACCTACCTTAGTTCTCAATCTGATATCAGTGATAATTTCCTGAGTCAATAGAACATTCTCCACAAAGCTTATACCTTTCACAAATCCAGTCTGTTCATCCGAGATTAGATTAGGTAGAAGGCCAACTAACCTGTCATATATGACTCTGGAGAACACTTTATTTATGAAGTTACTGAGACTTAAAGGTCGCATATCAGAAAAGGTGTGCACTTCCTTCTTCTTAGGTAATAGAACTAGGTTTTTGTGAGTGATAAACCTAGGTAGTTCCTGCCCATTAACAAATACCTTCACTATCTCCACCACATTATCTCCAACAATGTCCCAGCAAGAGTGAAAGAAGCTACCATTGAATCCATCCGGCCCTCCAGTATTGTCACCATTTAGCCGATACACTGCCTACTTCACCTCTTCTCTAGTAGGCTGCCTTAATACTTCTTGATTCTGCTCCATATCCACCATGTGAGGTACATGATCAATGATTCCAAATTCTGAAGGAACTACATCTTCATGAAACTATGCTTGAAAAAACTTCACAGCCTCATCAGCCACTGCCTCATTATCTTTAATCTAGGAACCATCACTGTTTTTGGATTCTTTTCAATTGCAATCTCTTTCTCTTCCTATTTACGTGTGcatgaaagaacttggtatttcTATCTCCATCATTGAACCATGTCATTCTAGATTTCTGTTTCCAGAACTTCTCCTCTAATGTTAGATATTTGATCAACTCTGCCTGGACCTTTTAAAGCCTCTCCCTATTTTGCCGCATAGGATTTAGTTCAAACTGTACTTCATGCACTCTAACAACTTCCTCCAGACTATCTATCTTCTGAAAAATATCACCAAATGTTGCCCTACTCCATGTGGATAATGccttctttaatctcttaatctTGTGATTGAAAAGAATGAATGGATTTGCATGAAAATCTGCTTGCCAATTCTCCTTCACCACTATCTTATACGACTCATGTTCTGTCCAGAACTTAAGAAATCTGAAGCTTTTCTTAATTGGTACTGAATCTGGATTATATGTAAGTAACAAAGGACAATGGTCTGACCCAATCTTAGACAAATGAGTGATCTCCAATCCTGGCCATAACTGTTGTAGCTCCATGTTTGCAAACACTCGATCTAATCTCTTGAAAATGCAATCTTCTTCAGCTCTTCCATTCCACCAAGTATATATACTTCCTTTAAAGCCCATATCAGTAAGATTATAAGTGTTCATACAGTGCCTGAagtcattttcttcatttagtGAAACTGGTAGCCCTCCAAATTTCTCTTCTTCATCCCAAATAACATTCAAATCAACCCCACTAGCCATGGTGTAGTCATATCTCGAGCCCAATAATGCAAAGAATCCCAAAGCTCAATTCTTTCAATGTGATCACACTTAGCATAAATAAGAGTAAGAATGAACTCTTTGTGATCTTTAGTATCATATAACTTCAAAGTTAAATATTGCACCATATCAATCACTACTGTTACATTAAATCTTTCATCAATAAAAGCCCAAATCCTTTTAGAGGTATTCACAATTGCCCGTGCAAATCCAATCTGCCTTCTGTACTTCTCTAACTTCCTTGGCTGTTGCATTGGTTCCATGATCCCaataaaatgaaaatgaaattttatttgCATTGTGATGAGCCTTTTAAAAGCTCCTTGAGTATTAACTGATCTAATATTCCATATAAGAGCATTCATCTCTAATTGATGGATTTAGAAACAGTTCTCCGTGTTTGGACCCCAGGTGGCTACACACTATGAACCTCCTTGACCTACTTTTTTCTGCCTCTAGCAGCTCATTTACCTCTTTTTTCTATACCTTTCTCCATGTGTATAGGTGATAAATCCCCTTGTCTAGAAACATTCCTGAAATTTTGATATGTTGATTCTGCATCTAAATCTCTTCCCTTACCTCCAGAATTGTCCTCCATTTCTTTCTATTATTCGAGTGCCACAATCTGATTATTATTTAGCTTAGGAATAAAAGTTTTTGTTGCAGATCTACTTGTAGTTTCTTTGATCATTTGTTCAGCAACATTTGGACTTGTAATGACTTCATTATGCCTATCAGTTCCAACTGCTCGTGAGTTTGATTTTTGTTCTCCTTATCTGCAATTTGCTGC contains:
- the LOC142177223 gene encoding uncharacterized protein LOC142177223; this translates as MASGVDLNVIWDEEEKFGGLPVSLNEENDFRHCMNTYNLTDMGFKGSIYTWWNGRAEEDCIFKRLDRVFANMELQQLWPGLEITHLSKIGSDHCPLLLTYNPDSVPIKKSFRFLKFWTEHESYKIVVKENWQADFHANPFILFNHKIKRLKKALSTWSRATFGDIFQKIDSLEEVVRVHEVQFELNPMRQNRERL